One Syntrophaceae bacterium DNA window includes the following coding sequences:
- a CDS encoding acyl-CoA dehydrogenase translates to MRFDFTDEEKAFREEVEDFARTELPPDWDEKALYWPAGYGTFPGIEASFKDMYDELLRKLGRKGWLSLGWPKECGGMNSMTRHVILDDVMSYHRAPGGDVSTAIAAPTLALIASDEMKKEWLPRIAAGELRFWLGYSEPNAGSDLASIKTRADDDGDAFVLNGQKIWSSGAHIADYGWVLAKTDMNAARYRGETLMLVDNRTPGITIRPIINICGIHSFNEVFFDDVRVPKKNVVGQINQGFYCVMLALQYERLFVGMGAFRRVLEELVLYVKETKRQGMTMGKDPLIRNKLAAMAIEIETLYGFYWRTAWMMDRGQAPEPEASALKLFGTELSRRLAGTAMEILGPCGQLERGSKWAPLRGLMNLGYMDSISGAIGAGTSEVQRGIIATRGLGMPRK, encoded by the coding sequence ATGAGGTTTGATTTCACCGATGAGGAAAAGGCCTTCCGGGAGGAAGTCGAGGATTTTGCGCGGACGGAACTCCCGCCCGACTGGGATGAGAAGGCCCTGTACTGGCCTGCGGGGTATGGAACGTTTCCCGGGATCGAGGCGTCGTTCAAGGACATGTACGACGAACTGCTCCGCAAGCTGGGCCGGAAAGGATGGCTCAGCCTGGGCTGGCCGAAGGAATGCGGCGGCATGAATTCCATGACCCGGCACGTCATCCTGGACGACGTCATGAGCTATCACCGGGCGCCGGGCGGCGACGTGTCCACGGCCATCGCCGCTCCGACCCTGGCGCTCATCGCCAGCGACGAGATGAAAAAGGAGTGGCTGCCGCGGATTGCCGCCGGGGAGCTCCGCTTCTGGTTGGGCTATAGCGAACCCAATGCCGGATCCGATCTCGCATCCATAAAAACAAGGGCCGACGATGACGGGGATGCGTTTGTCCTCAACGGCCAGAAGATATGGAGCAGCGGCGCCCACATTGCCGATTACGGGTGGGTGCTGGCCAAGACGGACATGAATGCGGCGAGGTACAGGGGGGAGACCCTGATGCTCGTAGACAACCGGACCCCGGGCATCACCATCCGTCCCATCATCAATATTTGCGGCATCCACTCCTTCAACGAGGTGTTCTTCGACGATGTCCGTGTCCCCAAGAAAAATGTTGTCGGCCAGATCAACCAGGGATTTTACTGCGTCATGCTTGCCCTGCAGTACGAGCGGCTTTTCGTCGGGATGGGGGCGTTCCGGCGGGTTTTGGAGGAGCTTGTCCTCTATGTGAAGGAGACGAAGCGGCAGGGAATGACCATGGGAAAAGATCCGCTGATCCGGAACAAACTGGCGGCCATGGCCATCGAGATCGAGACACTGTACGGGTTTTACTGGAGGACCGCCTGGATGATGGATCGGGGGCAGGCCCCGGAACCGGAAGCCTCGGCGCTGAAGCTGTTCGGAACGGAGCTCAGCCGCCGGCTTGCCGGGACGGCCATGGAAATCCTGGGACCCTGCGGCCAGTTGGAACGGGGCTCCAAGTGGGCGCCACTGCGGGGATTGATGAACCTCGGATACATGGATTCCATCTCCGGGGCCATCGGGGCCGGTACGTCCGAGGTGCAGCGGGGGATCATCGCCACCCGGGGGTTGGGGATGCCGCGAAAGTGA
- a CDS encoding acyl-CoA/acyl-ACP dehydrogenase, whose product MDFDLTVEQKLLQESARDFLARECPRERVREFEETGEAYPPELWRKMAGLGWMGLIIPEEYGGSGGSFLDLTVLFEVMGFHICPGPFFSTVVLGALPVLAAGSEAQKKAILPAIARGEHLMTMALAEPDSNGDASSIMAGATPAGDEFRLGGVKLFVPYGEHADSILWVGRTGHGENAGDGITVFVVKNGVPGIQKTGLKTLVRDRQCELLFKDVRVPKDSVLGKSDLGWPVVENTLEKASVVLCAEMIGGAQAVLEMSLRYARERVQFNHPIGSFQAIQHYLADMWMDIHGSRYLLYKAAWKISEGMEAGMEAAMAKARIGEAFRRVTLQGHQIFGGIGFTKEHDMHLYHKRSMTGDLQLGHGDVHRERVAVRLEL is encoded by the coding sequence ATGGACTTTGATCTGACCGTGGAACAGAAGCTGCTCCAGGAATCGGCCCGCGATTTTCTGGCTCGGGAATGCCCCAGGGAACGGGTGCGGGAATTCGAAGAAACCGGCGAGGCGTATCCTCCGGAGTTGTGGCGAAAGATGGCGGGGCTCGGATGGATGGGACTGATCATCCCGGAAGAATACGGAGGCAGCGGCGGCTCATTCCTGGATCTGACAGTCCTGTTCGAGGTGATGGGGTTCCATATCTGTCCGGGGCCGTTTTTCTCAACGGTTGTTCTGGGCGCCCTGCCGGTTCTGGCGGCGGGAAGCGAGGCACAGAAGAAAGCGATCCTGCCGGCAATCGCCAGGGGTGAACATCTGATGACGATGGCCCTTGCCGAGCCGGATTCCAACGGGGACGCCTCCTCCATAATGGCCGGTGCGACCCCTGCCGGAGACGAATTCCGTCTCGGTGGCGTCAAGCTCTTTGTTCCATACGGGGAGCATGCCGACTCCATACTGTGGGTGGGGCGAACCGGCCACGGGGAGAACGCCGGGGACGGCATCACCGTTTTCGTGGTGAAAAACGGAGTCCCGGGAATCCAGAAAACAGGCCTCAAGACGCTGGTTCGGGACCGGCAGTGTGAATTGTTGTTTAAAGATGTCCGGGTGCCAAAAGACAGCGTTCTCGGGAAGTCGGACCTGGGATGGCCGGTCGTGGAGAATACGCTGGAGAAGGCCTCCGTAGTCCTGTGCGCCGAGATGATCGGCGGCGCGCAGGCGGTCCTGGAGATGAGCCTCCGGTATGCCCGGGAAAGGGTACAGTTCAACCATCCCATCGGCAGTTTCCAGGCCATTCAGCACTACCTGGCCGACATGTGGATGGACATTCACGGCTCCCGCTACCTTCTGTACAAGGCCGCGTGGAAAATCAGCGAGGGCATGGAGGCCGGGATGGAGGCGGCCATGGCCAAGGCGCGGATCGGGGAGGCGTTCCGGCGGGTCACGCTCCAGGGGCACCAGATTTTCGGGGGCATCGGCTTTACCAAAGAACATGACATGCACCTCTACCATAAACGGTCCATGACGGGGGACCTCCAGCTGGGACATGGCGATGTGCACAGGGAGAGGGTGGCGGTCCGTCTCGAGCTATAG
- a CDS encoding FAD-dependent oxidoreductase gives MFSHLFSGIDIGTLRLKNRIVMTAMHLNYTPEGEVTERLTAFYRARAQGGAALIVVGGCVIDRYGGSPSMINLSEDRFVPGLRRFTDALHADGARVSAQLYHAGGSAHSILIGCQAMAPSAVVSGFSKEEPRAMTREDICETIENYVRAALRAREAGFDAVEIISCSGYLFNQFLSPLTNRRTDEYGGTFANRMRFCLEVVDAVRTAVGPDYPLLIRLSGSDFIPGGNTNREVCLFARELEKHGIDAFNITGGWHESRVPQLTTEVPKGAFAYLAQGVKCATSRPVIACNRIHNPFIAEALIAQGRTDMVGFARELLADPDLPVKAREGRPEEITPCVACNQGCFDHIFALQPIECMVNPRCGHELENAPGASGRPKKVLVIGGGPAGLSAAKTAAAAGHRVTLYEKSDGLGGQFRVAGSPEGKGDFKLLVEAFRRQAVSSGVRIRTGKTVSRRLIRENRPDAVVVATGGSPVRPDIEGMEHGHVVQAWDALQNVPPLGEEIVIIGGGAVGVETALHMAKAGTIDAQTLRFLFLSGAEDTDTLRDLATKTSGKVTIVEMLPRIAADMGISTRWVALRMLKRCGIEIRTGTKAERMTPEGLVVSRNGAMEVIRCRTVVLACGTRSVRPNGAWKGLGGDVLIIGDAKSPRKAFEAIHEGFHAGRNL, from the coding sequence ATGTTCAGCCATCTCTTTTCCGGGATCGATATCGGAACGCTCCGGTTGAAAAACCGGATTGTCATGACGGCCATGCACCTCAATTACACGCCCGAGGGCGAGGTAACGGAAAGGCTGACCGCCTTTTACCGGGCCCGGGCGCAGGGAGGTGCGGCGCTCATCGTCGTGGGGGGATGCGTCATCGACCGGTACGGCGGATCGCCGAGCATGATCAATCTTTCGGAAGACCGGTTCGTCCCGGGACTCAGACGGTTCACCGACGCGCTCCATGCGGACGGCGCCCGGGTATCCGCACAGCTGTACCATGCGGGAGGGAGCGCTCACTCGATCCTGATCGGCTGCCAGGCCATGGCGCCGTCGGCCGTCGTATCCGGGTTTTCCAAGGAAGAGCCCCGGGCGATGACCCGGGAAGACATTTGCGAGACGATCGAAAACTATGTCCGGGCGGCCCTCAGGGCCCGGGAGGCGGGCTTCGATGCCGTGGAGATCATCAGCTGCTCGGGATACCTCTTTAACCAGTTTCTCTCTCCCCTGACCAACCGGCGAACGGACGAATACGGGGGAACCTTCGCGAACAGGATGCGCTTCTGCCTGGAGGTGGTCGATGCCGTCCGCACGGCGGTGGGGCCTGATTATCCGCTCCTGATCCGCCTCTCCGGGAGCGATTTCATTCCCGGGGGGAACACGAACAGGGAGGTCTGTCTCTTTGCCCGGGAGCTGGAGAAACACGGGATCGACGCCTTCAATATCACCGGCGGCTGGCACGAGAGCCGGGTGCCGCAGCTGACCACGGAAGTTCCCAAGGGCGCGTTTGCCTATCTCGCCCAAGGGGTGAAATGTGCCACCTCCAGGCCGGTCATCGCCTGCAACCGGATCCACAACCCCTTCATCGCCGAGGCGCTCATTGCCCAGGGACGGACCGACATGGTCGGTTTTGCCCGCGAGCTCCTGGCCGACCCGGACCTGCCGGTGAAGGCTCGGGAGGGGAGGCCGGAGGAGATCACGCCCTGCGTCGCCTGCAACCAGGGCTGTTTCGACCACATCTTTGCCCTCCAGCCGATTGAATGCATGGTGAATCCGCGCTGCGGACACGAGCTGGAGAACGCGCCGGGCGCATCCGGCCGTCCGAAAAAGGTGCTGGTCATCGGCGGAGGGCCGGCGGGACTTTCCGCGGCAAAAACGGCTGCCGCAGCGGGGCATCGTGTGACCCTTTATGAAAAGTCGGATGGCCTCGGCGGCCAGTTCCGCGTGGCCGGCTCGCCGGAGGGCAAGGGAGATTTCAAGCTCCTCGTGGAGGCATTCAGAAGGCAGGCCGTAAGCTCGGGAGTCAGGATCAGGACGGGCAAAACGGTGAGCAGACGTCTGATCCGGGAGAACCGGCCCGACGCCGTCGTTGTCGCCACCGGCGGATCTCCCGTCCGGCCCGACATCGAGGGCATGGAACACGGCCATGTCGTTCAGGCCTGGGATGCACTGCAGAACGTGCCTCCCCTGGGGGAAGAGATCGTGATCATTGGGGGCGGGGCCGTCGGCGTGGAGACGGCCCTTCACATGGCGAAAGCGGGAACGATCGATGCGCAGACCCTGCGGTTTCTCTTCCTCTCGGGAGCGGAAGACACGGATACGTTGCGGGACCTGGCCACGAAGACGTCGGGAAAAGTGACGATTGTCGAGATGCTGCCGCGGATTGCCGCCGACATGGGGATCTCCACGCGCTGGGTCGCGCTGCGGATGCTGAAACGCTGCGGGATCGAGATCAGAACGGGGACCAAAGCCGAAAGGATGACTCCGGAGGGACTGGTCGTATCCCGGAATGGAGCGATGGAAGTGATCCGTTGCCGGACGGTCGTTCTTGCCTGCGGAACGCGCTCGGTTCGCCCGAACGGTGCCTGGAAGGGATTGGGCGGGGACGTGTTGATCATCGGGGACGCCAAGTCTCCCCGGAAGGCCTTTGAAGCGATCCATGAGGGGTTCCATGCGGGAAGAAACCTGTAA
- a CDS encoding Zn-ribbon domain-containing OB-fold protein: MADEKPKEKYREMKAQVTVPYEMAMGRNWHRFFENLKEERIMGTRCGKCSRVFVPPRSFCPRCFEDNEEWVEVGQQGTIETWCYSNLMFYGQTLKPPFIAVQVHLDGTDVGLQHRIAGFDLSDFETVRKRVKSGGRVRVVWSREKKGNIFDIDYFELIPE; this comes from the coding sequence ATGGCGGATGAAAAACCGAAGGAAAAATACAGAGAAATGAAAGCCCAGGTGACCGTTCCCTATGAGATGGCCATGGGGCGCAACTGGCACCGCTTTTTTGAGAACCTGAAGGAAGAGAGGATCATGGGGACCCGGTGCGGGAAATGCAGCAGGGTCTTTGTCCCCCCCCGGTCGTTCTGCCCGCGGTGCTTCGAAGACAACGAGGAATGGGTGGAGGTCGGGCAGCAGGGCACAATCGAGACCTGGTGCTACTCCAACCTGATGTTTTACGGCCAGACGCTGAAACCGCCGTTCATCGCCGTGCAGGTGCACCTGGACGGAACGGACGTGGGACTCCAGCACCGGATTGCCGGATTCGACCTGTCGGATTTCGAGACGGTCCGGAAACGGGTGAAATCCGGGGGACGGGTCCGGGTGGTCTGGAGCAGGGAGAAGAAAGGAAACATTTTCGATATCGATTACTTCGAGCTCATCCCGGAATAG
- a CDS encoding AMP-binding protein encodes MKEDDKLSQNRLHRQAVGDFLKRTAKRSPERIAFMFRDRVFTYARMDAAANRVCHGLQDMGLKKGDCLAILSQNCHQMAILMWACFKSGIWYAPVNFLLRGPEIVYQVNHCDAKAFFVESGLLDAVRPIMGELKTVEKYGLINLAGIALPEGWIDVDTLFSEQYPDTEPDVLIDGKDVASIIYTSGTTAAPKGALLSNGSYFSQAASFLTSAGPWIEAHDKIMMNIPLFHVGASSISVAFAKIGAGVVYTYGIDPVECLEIIQKEKITSLIWPPTLFAALLSFPVEKYDLSSLKKCVWFGGAMPLDVLRKWMDLCPGATFAVHWSQTEINITGTITWFTDGKLPEAGNIIGRPLLDAEIRIVDLHDRDVAPGEVGEIVLRSPSVMTEYYKDAKNTADTLRNGWLHTGDVGRLGEDGNYYFVDRLKDMIKTGGENVSCLEVEDVLNTHPDVLVSAVFGVPHPYWVEGVTAVIVPKAEGLTEAALLEYARSRMAGYKIPKKFILIKGHELPVSPTGKILKRELRKMYQDVFKDVKGK; translated from the coding sequence ATGAAAGAGGACGACAAGCTCAGTCAGAATCGTTTGCACCGGCAGGCCGTGGGCGACTTCCTGAAGCGTACGGCAAAACGATCGCCCGAGAGAATCGCGTTCATGTTTCGCGACCGGGTTTTTACATATGCCCGGATGGATGCGGCGGCCAATCGCGTCTGTCACGGCCTGCAGGACATGGGCCTGAAGAAGGGCGACTGCCTGGCCATTTTGTCCCAGAACTGCCACCAGATGGCCATTCTCATGTGGGCCTGCTTCAAATCGGGGATCTGGTATGCGCCGGTGAATTTCCTGCTGCGCGGCCCGGAGATCGTCTACCAGGTCAACCATTGCGACGCCAAGGCGTTCTTCGTGGAGAGCGGGCTGCTGGATGCGGTGCGGCCGATCATGGGCGAACTGAAGACGGTGGAAAAATACGGGTTGATCAACCTGGCGGGCATCGCGTTGCCGGAGGGTTGGATCGACGTGGACACACTCTTCTCGGAGCAATATCCCGACACCGAGCCGGATGTCCTCATCGACGGGAAGGACGTGGCCTCGATCATTTACACCAGCGGCACCACGGCGGCGCCCAAGGGCGCCCTGCTTTCCAACGGCAGCTACTTTTCGCAGGCGGCCAGCTTTCTTACCTCCGCGGGGCCCTGGATCGAGGCGCACGACAAGATCATGATGAACATCCCCCTGTTTCACGTCGGGGCCTCTTCCATCTCCGTCGCCTTTGCGAAGATCGGCGCGGGAGTCGTCTATACGTACGGGATCGATCCTGTCGAATGCCTTGAGATCATTCAGAAAGAGAAAATCACGAGCCTGATCTGGCCGCCCACCCTGTTCGCCGCTCTGCTGTCCTTTCCCGTCGAGAAGTACGACCTGAGCTCCCTGAAGAAATGCGTCTGGTTCGGCGGGGCCATGCCCCTGGACGTGCTGCGGAAGTGGATGGATCTCTGCCCCGGGGCGACCTTTGCGGTTCACTGGAGCCAGACCGAGATCAACATCACCGGGACCATCACCTGGTTCACCGATGGGAAGCTTCCCGAGGCGGGAAACATCATCGGCCGCCCCCTGCTGGATGCGGAAATCCGCATCGTCGACCTGCACGACCGGGACGTTGCGCCGGGGGAGGTGGGAGAAATCGTGCTCAGGAGCCCGTCGGTCATGACCGAATACTACAAGGATGCAAAGAACACGGCGGATACGCTTCGGAACGGCTGGCTGCATACGGGCGACGTGGGCCGCCTGGGCGAAGACGGGAACTACTACTTCGTGGACCGCCTGAAGGACATGATCAAGACGGGGGGTGAGAACGTGTCATGCCTGGAGGTGGAGGACGTGCTCAACACCCACCCCGACGTGCTGGTGAGCGCCGTCTTCGGCGTTCCCCATCCCTACTGGGTGGAGGGCGTGACCGCGGTGATCGTTCCAAAGGCCGAAGGGTTAACGGAAGCCGCGTTGCTGGAATATGCCAGGAGCCGCATGGCCGGTTACAAAATCCCCAAGAAATTCATCCTGATCAAGGGGCATGAGCTTCCCGTGAGCCCCACCGGGAAGATCCTCAAGCGGGAGCTGAGGAAGATGTATCAGGACGTTTTCAAAGATGTGAAAGGCAAGTAG
- a CDS encoding Zn-ribbon domain-containing OB-fold protein: MTKEYGTIVNTVVLPYRWALGATWTRFFDGLKEETIYGTRCGACGKVFVPAKSFCPDCFGDLDEWTAVSQEGTLKSWTLVKKSHFGQVRQPPYALGLIRLDGTDCDFIHFLGGIDWSDTTKARGILKPGVRVKAAWSGEKNADIHDLSCFEPVDV, encoded by the coding sequence ATGACAAAGGAATATGGAACCATCGTCAATACCGTCGTTCTCCCGTATCGCTGGGCCCTGGGGGCCACCTGGACGCGGTTTTTCGACGGGCTGAAGGAGGAAACAATATACGGAACCCGGTGCGGGGCCTGCGGGAAGGTCTTTGTGCCGGCCAAGTCTTTCTGTCCTGATTGTTTCGGCGATCTGGACGAGTGGACGGCCGTTTCGCAGGAAGGGACGCTGAAATCGTGGACCCTGGTCAAAAAGAGCCATTTCGGGCAGGTGAGGCAGCCTCCCTATGCCCTGGGGCTGATCCGCCTGGATGGAACGGATTGCGATTTCATTCATTTCCTCGGGGGGATCGACTGGTCGGACACGACGAAAGCCCGCGGGATACTCAAGCCGGGGGTGCGGGTCAAGGCGGCGTGGAGCGGGGAGAAGAATGCCGATATCCATGACCTTTCCTGTTTCGAGCCGGTGGACGTGTAA
- a CDS encoding AMP-binding protein, translated as MELEARRMNLLRRFALGDAFRRNAKRFGNRTALIFPAPGGEVFRYTWDELNRTINRVANSLLSLGIGKGDKVAVYSLNCPAFLFLIYGLAKIGAAITPVNVTFKEDDIRFVVNDSGAKILFIEDTFIDHMNPVLAGLPGVRPGYIGVTGLKKKPHGWIDMAELLDHASDQEPEVEIDTEDVATITYTSGTEALPKGVMLTHGNYHAAVSSVQTGYYLDVRQDDIGLQALPLFYTGGIAVATFCLMLAGTVILVYMPQAETLAALIRTYEATYTVLPPTLYNRLLQISGIESDVKSLRKCVSFGATIPEQMIVNWNRIAPHVEWVSLYASSELTALGTCGSFRRIGEIPGGDMNWVGKPAPALELRIVDMNGNDVPPGEAGEMVFRGPGVMKGYFGNEEKSRETFAGGWFHSGDVGKMNQDGDVFFVDRIKDMVKSGGENISSAGVEFFISTHPKVAECAAFGIPHPEWMEVLTVAIIPKPGETLGEEEMLEYCRAKLPRFKVPKYILIVEDFPRNPTGKILKKELRKQYKDLAAQKS; from the coding sequence ATGGAACTGGAAGCCAGAAGAATGAATCTCCTGCGGCGATTTGCCCTGGGCGATGCCTTCCGCAGGAATGCAAAAAGATTCGGGAACCGGACGGCCTTGATCTTTCCCGCCCCCGGCGGCGAGGTTTTTCGATACACCTGGGATGAACTGAACCGGACGATCAACCGGGTTGCCAACAGCCTTCTGTCCCTGGGCATCGGAAAGGGTGACAAGGTTGCGGTCTATTCCCTGAACTGTCCTGCATTCCTCTTTCTCATCTATGGCCTGGCCAAGATCGGCGCTGCAATCACGCCCGTCAATGTCACATTCAAGGAGGATGACATCCGCTTTGTCGTGAATGACTCCGGGGCAAAGATCCTCTTCATCGAGGATACCTTCATCGATCACATGAATCCTGTGCTGGCGGGTCTGCCCGGCGTCCGTCCCGGATACATCGGCGTCACCGGCCTGAAAAAGAAGCCCCACGGATGGATCGACATGGCGGAGCTGCTCGATCACGCTTCCGATCAGGAGCCGGAGGTGGAGATCGACACGGAAGACGTCGCCACCATCACCTATACCAGCGGAACGGAGGCCCTTCCCAAGGGGGTCATGCTGACGCACGGGAATTACCATGCCGCCGTCTCTTCCGTGCAGACGGGATATTATCTCGATGTCCGGCAGGACGATATCGGCCTGCAGGCCCTGCCCCTGTTTTACACGGGTGGCATCGCCGTGGCGACATTCTGTCTCATGCTGGCCGGGACGGTCATCCTGGTCTACATGCCCCAGGCTGAAACGCTCGCGGCGCTGATACGAACCTACGAGGCGACGTACACGGTTCTTCCTCCGACGCTCTACAACCGGTTGTTGCAGATATCGGGGATCGAGAGTGACGTGAAGTCGCTGAGAAAGTGCGTCTCTTTCGGCGCCACGATTCCGGAGCAGATGATCGTCAACTGGAACCGGATTGCTCCCCATGTCGAGTGGGTGTCCCTCTATGCGTCGAGCGAACTCACCGCGCTGGGGACCTGCGGGAGTTTCCGGCGGATCGGGGAAATCCCCGGCGGGGATATGAACTGGGTCGGAAAGCCGGCCCCCGCACTCGAGCTGAGAATCGTGGACATGAACGGCAACGATGTCCCGCCCGGAGAGGCGGGAGAAATGGTCTTCCGGGGACCCGGCGTCATGAAGGGCTATTTCGGAAACGAGGAGAAAAGCCGCGAGACCTTTGCCGGAGGCTGGTTCCACTCGGGCGACGTGGGGAAGATGAATCAGGATGGCGATGTCTTCTTCGTGGACCGGATCAAGGACATGGTGAAAAGCGGCGGCGAAAACATCTCCTCGGCGGGTGTGGAATTCTTCATCAGTACGCACCCGAAGGTTGCGGAGTGTGCGGCCTTCGGAATTCCCCATCCGGAGTGGATGGAGGTGTTGACGGTTGCCATCATCCCCAAGCCTGGAGAAACGCTCGGGGAAGAGGAGATGCTGGAATACTGCCGGGCGAAGCTGCCGCGATTCAAGGTGCCGAAATACATCCTGATCGTGGAGGACTTTCCACGCAACCCGACCGGCAAGATCCTGAAGAAGGAACTGAGAAAGCAATACAAAGATCTCGCGGCGCAGAAGTCCTGA
- a CDS encoding acyl-CoA dehydrogenase, with protein MYFNETHEAFRESVRRFVDREINPFMDEWEESGVPLHPLLKKMGDLGFLGIRYDPQYGGQGLDYWFDTVFLEELGHIRGLGVSTAIVVQTHLATPSIDMFGSPWLKEKYLKPAIAGDVVTALAVTEPGAGSDVFAITSRAARKGDHYVLNGSKTYITNGTQADFLTLLAKTSDEPGYHSFGLFVVPTNLPGFVISKKLDKLGLRSSDTAELFFDDVRIPVENRIGEEGEGFIYQMKQFQHERFATLPGTYVCVRDMIDMTVDYIRQRMVFGKPLLSRQVLRHRLVGWVTEAECLKHLTYHIVRMKMAGFDVTREVSMGKLVGGRLFRRVADGCLQMFGGMGFMNETLISRYYRDGRILSIGGGADEVMCEIIARLEGY; from the coding sequence ATGTACTTCAACGAGACGCATGAAGCTTTTCGGGAATCCGTTCGACGATTCGTCGACCGGGAGATCAACCCGTTCATGGACGAATGGGAGGAGTCGGGCGTTCCGCTGCATCCCCTGCTGAAGAAAATGGGGGATCTGGGTTTCCTGGGGATCCGCTACGATCCGCAGTATGGAGGTCAGGGACTCGACTACTGGTTTGACACCGTGTTTCTGGAGGAACTCGGTCATATCCGGGGCCTGGGGGTGTCGACCGCCATCGTGGTCCAGACCCACCTGGCCACCCCGTCCATCGACATGTTCGGGAGTCCCTGGCTGAAGGAGAAGTACCTGAAACCGGCCATCGCCGGGGACGTCGTGACGGCCCTTGCCGTGACGGAGCCCGGCGCCGGTTCGGACGTCTTCGCCATTACGAGCAGGGCGGCCAGAAAAGGCGACCATTACGTGCTGAACGGGTCGAAAACGTACATCACCAACGGCACCCAGGCGGACTTCCTGACGCTGCTGGCGAAGACCTCCGATGAGCCGGGCTATCACTCCTTCGGTCTTTTCGTGGTTCCGACGAACCTGCCGGGCTTTGTCATCAGCAAGAAGCTCGACAAGCTCGGCCTGAGGAGCAGTGATACGGCGGAGCTGTTTTTCGATGATGTCCGGATCCCGGTGGAAAACCGCATCGGCGAGGAGGGGGAGGGGTTCATCTACCAGATGAAGCAGTTCCAGCACGAGCGGTTTGCGACCCTCCCCGGAACGTATGTCTGCGTCCGGGACATGATCGACATGACCGTGGACTACATCCGGCAGCGCATGGTTTTCGGGAAGCCGCTCCTGAGCAGGCAAGTCCTCCGGCACAGGCTGGTGGGCTGGGTCACGGAGGCGGAATGCCTGAAGCACCTGACCTACCACATCGTCCGGATGAAGATGGCCGGTTTCGATGTCACCCGGGAGGTCTCCATGGGGAAACTGGTGGGCGGCCGGCTGTTCCGGCGCGTTGCCGACGGGTGCCTGCAGATGTTCGGCGGCATGGGCTTCATGAACGAGACCCTGATCTCCCGGTATTACCGGGACGGCCGGATTCTCTCCATCGGCGGGGGGGCGGACGAGGTGATGTGCGAGATCATCGCCAGGCTGGAAGGGTACTAG